In Microbacterium maritypicum, the following are encoded in one genomic region:
- a CDS encoding Ig-like domain-containing protein codes for MKALSWMRARPKTLASAAGVTVGVIAITTMAFTYEGFPTTKVDLNDGGVWITKTSSLLVGHFNHESTILDGGLRTTSENYDILQAAANVLVVDQSASTVTAIDPARVSLGDSTIIPSSAKVAMGANTAAILDEKSGDLWVVPVKGIASFEIEAAEPIAELGENSDVTVADDGTVFALSGERGEVVTVPVDNEGAPGETSAASVGELDLSVRPTITAVGRTPVVFDEAAGVVTTPGGLRTEVAGAADAVLQQASAETDAVAIATPTALVRVPLDGGEPEQTSAGGEGTAAAPVWLRGCTYGAWAGSATFIRECPGENNDVNAPIDGAEESASLTFRVNRDVIILNDAVGGAAWMANESLQRVDNWNDLTPPEGETENQEDSTEETVETTLPERSEENTPPIAEDDSYGVRPGATTLLPVLDNDNDPDGDVLVAALAEAQPSIGTVQPINNGGSLQITVGEKASGTASFTYEVDDGRKGKDTAVVTLAVHDWNENAGPTSKRKTSLAVETGGTISYNILPDWIDPDGDDIYLKEVLAAPGDEVDFSKDGQITYKATASLQGRKDVQVTVADAFGKLGTATIALDVRPQGSTNPKTNADHVITRAGEQVTVAPTANDTSTSREQLRLSRVLDTAGATIVPNTANKTFSFMAEKPGVYYVQYQVTTGPKNGEGIVRVDVMPESETDLPPVAVRDVALLPTGGDVLLGVLNNDTDPAGGILVVQSVSLEPNSGISVSVLNHETLRITDQGALEEQVRVKYRISNGSKSAEGEVVVIPIPAPDELLQPIANPDTATVRVGDVVTIPVLDNDTHPSDDVMHVEPELIEPFIDPEDGEAFVSQDAVRFKAGPEAKTVYLTYEVSDSRQQKAAGYVTIQILPIDEENNAAPRPQDLVARALAGTEVNIAVPLDGIDTDGDSVELVGIESSPAKGRITNGPNYFTYEASDGASGVDVFKYRVRDRLGAEGIATIRVGIAPTEQINQPPYAVKDAVVVRPGREIAVPVLANDSDPEGDKVSLLKDGLELPDGLEARVSGDRVLVQAPNGPTETSLQYTAVDARGAEATATLQITVDEDVPLQAPVARDDRLQPVDLKDGGLSADLEILANDEDPDGTTDSLTVEVGEGGTQLENGKVRVTVTDELQLIRYTLVDRDDQRASAFIFVPSRADLRPTLTSTKPLEVVSGETEEVPLSEYVTVAGGGDVVITEKAKIRANHADGSDLLKDAKTLVYTSAKGFFGPDSLTFEVTDGDGPDDPEGRKATLSIPINVLPPENQQPTFVQGQVNVAPGEPATSLDLAALTDDPDPEDEGKHDYSLVGGEEKGVSARIDGDDKLVVEAASNAKKGTAVALKIRISDGTTEPVEGTVQVMVTASTRPMPAANTDTVAEADAGKTITVPALANDYNPFPETPLKIVTAVAESGSGEVTFTDSEVTVTPNESFVGTLVVRYRIQDATEDADREVNGQIVVTVQDVPDAPGVPVIASVQDRTVVVSFSAPSNNGAEITKYTVKSVGGSAYTKECQSTTCTLDGLTNNVEYTFQVTATNRVGESDPSALSAPARPDARPDTPNPPTLKFGDKSLQVSWVTPTTPGSPVDRYTLEISPAPPSGVTQKEVTGNSITWEGLENGSDYQVKVQAHNKAPDPSSWSGWSASEIPAGPPLAPAAPTTVELSPVGNQAQMQVNWTPPDKNGDAIRGYKLEVLRGGQVVRTITPGPEARSQAVVVDTSETAYTYRIQAYNKAGWGDMSAPSAPRRGVIAPGAPTSLKVTKEADRALVIDYRPGSSGGASPGEITYQYRLNGGDWNTMPGNKTIGGLTNGRDYTVEVRGVTRLATTDFDGSTYAGAVSNAAKGNPYGKPNPPEVSAESLESQVRLNWNANGSDNGRTITEVQVSIDGGGWQGVGMTGSTNVGTYSESHNIKARAKDSTGVWSNESPTRGATAQAKPQPRWWASQGPDSGNCNPDTCYKLNLNTANVPAGSYMIRCLDNGQPYRSSSGQTSTYNRYNVPANGTITLSCWHGGMNRTLQADIQGVGWSEGTTWP; via the coding sequence ATGAAGGCCTTGTCATGGATGCGCGCGCGACCCAAGACGCTGGCGTCCGCCGCCGGCGTCACCGTCGGCGTCATCGCCATCACGACCATGGCCTTCACCTATGAGGGCTTCCCGACCACCAAGGTCGACCTGAACGACGGCGGCGTCTGGATCACCAAGACCTCGAGCCTGCTCGTCGGCCACTTCAACCACGAGTCCACGATCCTCGACGGCGGTCTGCGCACCACCAGCGAGAACTACGACATCCTCCAGGCCGCCGCCAACGTGCTCGTCGTCGACCAGAGCGCGTCCACCGTGACCGCGATCGATCCGGCCCGGGTCTCGCTCGGCGACTCCACGATCATCCCCTCGTCGGCCAAGGTCGCCATGGGGGCGAACACCGCGGCCATCCTCGATGAGAAGTCCGGTGACCTGTGGGTCGTGCCGGTCAAGGGCATAGCCTCCTTCGAGATCGAGGCGGCGGAGCCCATCGCCGAGCTCGGCGAGAACTCCGACGTCACGGTCGCCGACGACGGCACCGTCTTCGCCCTCTCCGGAGAACGCGGCGAGGTCGTCACGGTCCCGGTCGACAACGAAGGTGCGCCGGGCGAGACATCGGCCGCGTCGGTCGGCGAACTTGACCTGTCGGTGCGCCCCACCATCACCGCCGTCGGACGCACCCCTGTCGTGTTCGACGAGGCGGCCGGAGTCGTCACGACGCCCGGAGGCCTCCGCACCGAGGTCGCGGGCGCGGCGGATGCCGTGCTGCAGCAGGCGTCGGCCGAGACCGACGCCGTCGCGATTGCCACCCCGACCGCGCTCGTGCGCGTGCCGCTCGACGGCGGCGAACCGGAGCAGACCTCCGCGGGCGGCGAGGGCACGGCTGCGGCACCGGTGTGGCTCCGCGGCTGCACCTACGGGGCCTGGGCGGGATCGGCGACCTTCATCCGCGAGTGCCCCGGCGAGAACAATGACGTGAACGCCCCGATCGACGGCGCCGAGGAATCCGCCAGCTTGACGTTCCGCGTCAACCGCGACGTCATCATCCTCAACGACGCCGTCGGCGGCGCCGCCTGGATGGCCAACGAGAGCCTGCAGCGCGTCGACAACTGGAACGACCTGACGCCGCCCGAGGGCGAGACGGAGAACCAGGAGGACTCGACCGAGGAGACGGTCGAGACCACACTCCCGGAGCGCAGCGAGGAGAACACGCCTCCCATCGCCGAAGACGACTCGTACGGCGTGCGCCCCGGCGCCACGACGCTGCTGCCCGTGCTCGACAACGACAACGACCCCGACGGTGACGTGCTCGTCGCGGCGCTCGCCGAGGCGCAGCCGTCCATCGGCACCGTGCAGCCCATCAACAACGGGGGCTCGCTGCAGATCACCGTCGGCGAGAAGGCCTCCGGCACCGCCAGCTTCACCTACGAGGTCGACGACGGACGCAAGGGCAAGGACACCGCGGTCGTGACCCTCGCGGTGCACGACTGGAACGAGAACGCCGGTCCCACGTCGAAACGGAAGACCTCGCTCGCGGTCGAGACCGGCGGCACGATCTCGTACAACATCCTGCCGGACTGGATCGACCCCGACGGCGACGACATCTACCTCAAGGAGGTGCTCGCCGCCCCCGGCGACGAGGTCGACTTCAGCAAGGACGGTCAGATCACCTACAAGGCGACCGCGAGCCTGCAGGGGCGTAAAGACGTGCAGGTCACCGTCGCCGACGCCTTCGGCAAGCTCGGCACCGCGACCATCGCCCTCGACGTGCGCCCGCAGGGCTCGACGAACCCCAAGACCAACGCCGACCACGTGATCACGCGGGCCGGCGAGCAGGTCACCGTCGCCCCGACCGCGAACGACACGAGCACCTCCCGCGAGCAGCTGCGTCTGAGCCGGGTGCTCGACACGGCCGGGGCGACGATCGTCCCGAACACGGCGAACAAGACCTTCTCCTTCATGGCGGAGAAGCCCGGCGTCTACTACGTGCAGTACCAGGTCACCACAGGCCCGAAGAACGGCGAGGGCATCGTCCGCGTCGATGTGATGCCCGAGTCGGAGACCGACCTCCCGCCCGTGGCCGTCCGCGACGTCGCGCTGCTGCCCACCGGCGGCGATGTGCTGCTCGGCGTGCTCAACAACGACACCGACCCCGCCGGCGGCATCCTCGTCGTGCAGTCGGTGTCTCTGGAACCGAACAGCGGCATCTCGGTGTCGGTGCTCAACCACGAGACGTTGCGGATCACGGATCAGGGTGCGCTCGAAGAGCAGGTGCGCGTCAAGTACCGCATCTCGAACGGCTCCAAGTCGGCCGAGGGCGAGGTCGTGGTCATTCCGATCCCCGCGCCGGACGAGCTCCTGCAGCCGATCGCGAATCCCGACACGGCGACCGTCCGCGTCGGCGACGTCGTGACCATCCCGGTGCTCGACAACGACACCCACCCCAGCGACGACGTCATGCACGTCGAGCCCGAGCTCATCGAGCCGTTCATCGATCCGGAAGACGGCGAGGCCTTCGTCTCGCAGGACGCGGTGCGCTTCAAGGCGGGCCCCGAGGCGAAGACCGTGTACCTCACGTACGAGGTCTCCGACTCGCGCCAGCAGAAGGCTGCCGGCTACGTCACGATCCAGATCCTGCCCATCGACGAGGAGAACAACGCAGCTCCCCGTCCTCAGGATCTCGTCGCCCGCGCCCTCGCCGGCACCGAGGTGAACATCGCGGTGCCCCTCGACGGCATCGACACCGACGGCGACTCCGTGGAACTCGTGGGCATCGAGTCGAGCCCCGCCAAGGGACGCATCACGAACGGCCCGAACTACTTCACGTACGAGGCGTCCGACGGGGCGTCCGGTGTCGACGTGTTCAAGTACCGCGTGCGCGATCGGCTCGGAGCAGAGGGCATCGCGACCATCCGCGTCGGCATCGCCCCCACCGAGCAGATCAATCAGCCTCCGTACGCGGTGAAGGACGCGGTGGTCGTGCGACCGGGCCGCGAGATCGCCGTGCCGGTGCTCGCGAACGACTCGGACCCCGAGGGTGACAAGGTGTCGCTCCTCAAGGACGGCCTCGAGCTTCCCGACGGGCTGGAGGCGCGCGTCTCCGGTGACCGGGTGCTCGTGCAGGCGCCGAACGGCCCGACCGAGACCTCGCTGCAGTACACCGCGGTCGACGCGCGTGGTGCCGAAGCCACGGCGACCCTGCAGATCACGGTCGACGAGGATGTTCCGCTGCAGGCGCCGGTCGCCCGCGACGACCGGCTGCAGCCGGTGGACCTCAAGGACGGCGGCCTGAGCGCCGACCTCGAGATCCTCGCCAACGACGAGGACCCCGACGGCACCACCGACAGCCTCACTGTCGAGGTCGGTGAAGGGGGAACGCAGCTCGAGAACGGCAAGGTGCGCGTCACCGTCACCGACGAGCTGCAGCTGATCCGCTACACGCTCGTCGACCGCGATGACCAGCGGGCTTCGGCATTCATCTTCGTGCCGTCGCGCGCCGATCTCCGCCCGACACTCACCTCCACGAAGCCGCTCGAGGTCGTCAGCGGCGAGACCGAGGAGGTTCCGCTGTCGGAGTACGTCACGGTCGCCGGCGGCGGCGACGTGGTGATCACTGAGAAGGCGAAGATCAGGGCGAACCACGCCGACGGCTCCGACCTGCTCAAGGATGCGAAGACCCTCGTCTACACCTCGGCCAAGGGCTTCTTCGGACCGGATTCCCTCACGTTCGAGGTGACCGACGGCGATGGGCCGGACGACCCCGAGGGCCGCAAGGCCACGCTCAGCATCCCGATCAACGTGCTGCCGCCCGAGAACCAGCAGCCCACCTTCGTGCAGGGACAGGTCAACGTCGCCCCCGGCGAGCCGGCGACCTCGCTCGACCTGGCCGCACTCACCGACGACCCCGACCCCGAAGACGAGGGCAAGCACGACTACTCCCTCGTCGGCGGCGAGGAGAAGGGCGTCTCCGCCCGCATCGACGGTGACGACAAGCTCGTCGTCGAGGCCGCGTCGAATGCCAAGAAGGGCACCGCCGTCGCACTCAAGATCCGCATCTCCGACGGCACGACCGAACCGGTCGAGGGCACGGTCCAGGTCATGGTCACGGCGTCGACGAGGCCGATGCCGGCGGCGAACACCGACACGGTCGCCGAGGCGGATGCGGGCAAGACCATCACGGTGCCCGCCCTCGCGAACGACTACAACCCGTTCCCCGAGACACCGCTGAAGATCGTGACCGCGGTCGCGGAGTCGGGCTCCGGCGAGGTCACGTTCACCGACAGCGAGGTCACCGTCACCCCGAACGAGTCGTTCGTGGGAACGCTCGTCGTCCGCTACCGCATCCAGGATGCGACCGAGGATGCCGACCGCGAGGTCAACGGCCAGATCGTGGTCACCGTGCAGGATGTGCCGGATGCGCCGGGCGTCCCGGTGATCGCGAGCGTGCAGGACCGCACTGTCGTGGTGTCGTTCTCGGCACCATCGAACAACGGCGCCGAGATCACGAAGTACACCGTGAAGTCGGTCGGCGGCAGCGCGTACACGAAGGAGTGCCAGTCCACCACCTGCACGCTCGACGGTCTCACCAACAACGTCGAGTACACGTTCCAGGTGACCGCGACCAACCGCGTCGGCGAGTCCGATCCGTCCGCCCTGTCGGCGCCCGCACGCCCCGACGCACGTCCGGACACCCCCAACCCGCCGACCCTGAAGTTCGGCGACAAGTCGCTCCAGGTGTCGTGGGTCACCCCCACCACGCCGGGCTCGCCCGTCGATCGGTACACGCTCGAGATCTCGCCCGCGCCGCCTTCCGGCGTGACGCAGAAGGAGGTCACGGGCAACTCGATCACGTGGGAGGGGCTGGAGAACGGCTCGGACTACCAGGTGAAGGTGCAGGCGCACAACAAGGCGCCCGACCCCTCCAGCTGGAGCGGCTGGTCGGCGTCCGAGATTCCGGCCGGACCTCCGCTGGCTCCGGCTGCCCCGACGACGGTCGAGCTCTCGCCCGTCGGCAACCAGGCGCAGATGCAGGTGAACTGGACCCCGCCGGACAAGAACGGCGACGCGATCCGCGGCTACAAGCTCGAAGTGCTGCGCGGCGGCCAGGTCGTGCGCACCATCACCCCCGGCCCCGAGGCGAGGAGCCAGGCGGTCGTCGTCGACACCTCGGAGACGGCGTACACCTACCGCATCCAGGCCTACAACAAGGCGGGCTGGGGCGACATGAGCGCCCCGTCGGCACCGCGCCGCGGCGTGATCGCACCGGGCGCGCCGACGAGTCTGAAGGTCACCAAGGAAGCCGATCGGGCACTGGTCATCGACTACCGTCCGGGGTCGAGCGGTGGCGCGTCTCCTGGCGAGATCACCTACCAGTACCGGCTGAACGGCGGCGACTGGAACACGATGCCGGGCAACAAGACCATCGGCGGACTCACGAACGGTCGCGACTACACCGTCGAGGTGCGGGGCGTCACGCGCCTCGCCACAACGGACTTCGACGGGTCGACCTATGCCGGTGCCGTCTCGAATGCCGCGAAGGGCAACCCGTACGGGAAACCGAACCCGCCGGAGGTCAGCGCGGAGTCGCTCGAGAGCCAGGTGCGGTTGAACTGGAACGCGAACGGCTCAGACAACGGACGAACGATCACCGAGGTGCAGGTCAGCATCGACGGGGGTGGGTGGCAGGGTGTCGGCATGACCGGTTCGACCAACGTGGGTACGTACAGCGAGAGCCACAACATCAAGGCGCGCGCGAAGGACAGCACGGGCGTCTGGTCGAACGAGAGCCCCACGAGAGGCGCGACCGCGCAGGCCAAGCCGCAGCCGCGTTGGTGGGCGTCGCAGGGTCCGGACTCCGGCAACTGCAACCCCGATACCTGTTACAAGCTCAACCTCAACACGGCGAACGTCCCCGCCGGCAGCTACATGATCCGCTGCCTCGACAACGGCCAGCCGTACCGCTCGTCGTCCGGTCAGACCTCGACCTACAACCGGTACAACGTGCCGGCGAACGGCACGATCACGCTCTCGTGCTGGCACGGCGGTATGAACCGCACGCTGCAGGCCGACATCCAGGGCGTCGGTTGGTCCGAAGGCACCACCTGGCCGTAA
- a CDS encoding DUF58 domain-containing protein translates to MTAEALQSAPPQTERDAGWRDIAAVIGARVLTRLRKITAAIRPLAWVLMAIAVGFWVIGQIAGWSEFTIAAAVIAIAVGVCALFLIGRTAYDVSLDLARTRVVVGERAVGALTLANRGSRAILPSRVVLPVGSGRGEFGIQRLAPGEEAEELFAIPTQRRGVVKVGPVSVVRGDPLGLFERAHRRDDPVDLFVHPRTVLFDGQSLGYLRDLEGLPAADLSRDDVSFHALLEYQPGDDLRHVHWKSTARTGTMMVRQYEETRRSHFVIGLSRSLNEYATADDFELGISAAGSIGLRALRDSQRVDVRVQGRELPAGTGKQLLDSLAAVENSKAKEGGIADLAGIVSATMPLASVVVLVCGSRVPSDDLRLACSRLPFGAKVLAVVTDTTATAPTLRRIGDADVVTVGALEQIPLALQKVLA, encoded by the coding sequence ATGACCGCGGAGGCTCTTCAATCGGCGCCGCCGCAGACGGAACGCGACGCCGGATGGCGTGACATCGCGGCCGTCATCGGCGCGCGCGTGCTGACGCGCCTCCGGAAGATCACCGCGGCGATCCGCCCGCTGGCCTGGGTGCTGATGGCCATCGCCGTCGGCTTCTGGGTGATCGGGCAGATCGCCGGCTGGTCGGAGTTCACGATCGCCGCCGCAGTCATCGCGATCGCCGTGGGCGTGTGCGCGCTGTTCCTCATCGGCCGCACCGCCTACGACGTCTCGCTCGACCTCGCCCGCACCCGTGTGGTCGTGGGGGAGCGCGCGGTCGGCGCTCTCACCCTGGCCAACCGCGGCAGCCGGGCCATTCTGCCCTCGCGCGTGGTGCTCCCCGTCGGCTCCGGCCGCGGCGAGTTCGGCATCCAGCGGCTCGCACCGGGGGAGGAGGCGGAGGAGCTCTTCGCCATCCCCACCCAGCGCCGCGGCGTGGTCAAGGTCGGCCCGGTGAGCGTCGTCCGCGGCGATCCGCTCGGACTCTTCGAGCGCGCGCACCGCCGTGACGATCCGGTCGACCTGTTCGTGCACCCGCGCACCGTGCTGTTCGACGGCCAGTCGCTCGGCTACCTGCGCGACCTCGAGGGGCTTCCGGCCGCGGACCTCTCCCGTGACGACGTCTCCTTCCACGCGCTCCTGGAGTACCAGCCCGGAGACGACCTGCGTCACGTGCACTGGAAGTCCACCGCCCGGACGGGCACGATGATGGTCCGTCAGTACGAGGAGACCCGTCGCTCGCACTTCGTGATCGGCCTGTCCCGCTCCCTCAACGAGTACGCCACGGCCGATGACTTCGAGCTCGGCATCTCCGCCGCGGGCTCGATCGGCCTCCGTGCCCTCCGCGACTCGCAGCGCGTCGACGTGCGCGTGCAGGGCCGGGAGCTGCCCGCCGGCACCGGCAAGCAGCTGCTCGACTCCCTCGCCGCCGTCGAGAACAGCAAGGCGAAGGAGGGCGGGATCGCCGACCTCGCCGGCATCGTCTCGGCCACGATGCCGCTCGCCAGCGTGGTGGTGCTCGTGTGCGGCTCCCGCGTGCCCTCCGACGACCTCCGCCTCGCCTGCTCGCGGCTGCCCTTCGGCGCCAAGGTGCTCGCCGTCGTGACCGACACGACCGCGACCGCACCGACGCTGCGGCGTATCGGCGATGCCGACGTCGTCACGGTCGGTGCGCTCGAACAGATTCCCCTCGCTCTGCAGAAGGTGCTCGCATGA
- a CDS encoding DNA-3-methyladenine glycosylase I, with amino-acid sequence MTSLLTGPDARDRCAWVGDDVEYRRYHDEEWGVPLHGDRALFEKMALEGFQAGLSWITILRKRPRFREVFAGFEPETVSEFDEADVERLMADAGIIRNRAKILATIGNARLVRAMAEGELDELMWSFAPAASGTRPASFAEVPAVTPESTAMSKELRRRGFRFVGPTTMYALMQSAGMVDDHMAGCWRA; translated from the coding sequence ATGACCTCTCTTCTCACGGGCCCCGATGCCCGCGACCGCTGCGCCTGGGTGGGCGACGACGTCGAGTACCGCCGCTACCACGACGAGGAGTGGGGTGTGCCCCTGCACGGCGACCGCGCCCTGTTCGAGAAGATGGCGCTCGAGGGCTTCCAGGCCGGACTCTCGTGGATCACCATCCTGCGCAAGCGTCCGCGGTTCCGCGAGGTGTTCGCCGGTTTCGAGCCCGAGACCGTGTCGGAGTTCGATGAGGCCGATGTCGAGCGGCTCATGGCGGATGCCGGCATCATCCGCAACCGCGCCAAGATCCTGGCCACCATCGGCAACGCCCGCCTGGTGCGCGCGATGGCGGAGGGCGAACTCGACGAGCTGATGTGGTCGTTCGCGCCGGCGGCATCCGGCACGCGCCCGGCGTCGTTCGCCGAGGTTCCGGCGGTCACGCCGGAGTCGACGGCGATGAGTAAAGAGCTGCGTCGACGCGGGTTCCGCTTCGTCGGGCCGACCACCATGTATGCCCTCATGCAGTCGGCCGGGATGGTCGACGATCACATGGCAGGATGCTGGCGCGCGTAA
- a CDS encoding AAA family ATPase: MTMTPEQAAWFQGTFQRLVENVDKAVQGKKEIVGLVMASMLAEGHVLLEDAPGTGKTSLAKALAATVQGTSARIQFTPDLLPSDVTGVTIYDQQSHRFEFHKGPIFASIVLADEINRASPKTQSALLEVMEESRVTVDGVTHEAGRPFLVIATQNPIEQAGTYKLPEAQLDRFLIKTSIGYPDLAVTESILAGASDRNPSAGLSAIITTSAVADMADLAATVHVEPAVLRYVAELAEATREDGAIRLGVSVRGAIAMIRVAKVWAAAQGRHFVLPDDIKALARPVWQHRLLLDAEAEFAGTSSDTVIARVLDGVAAPQARAAA; encoded by the coding sequence ATGACAATGACCCCCGAGCAGGCCGCCTGGTTCCAGGGCACCTTCCAGCGACTGGTCGAGAACGTCGACAAGGCGGTGCAGGGCAAGAAGGAGATCGTCGGTCTCGTGATGGCGTCGATGCTCGCCGAGGGCCACGTGCTCCTCGAGGACGCCCCCGGCACCGGCAAGACGAGCCTCGCCAAGGCGCTCGCGGCGACCGTGCAGGGCACCAGCGCGCGCATCCAGTTCACGCCCGACCTGCTGCCGTCCGACGTCACGGGTGTGACGATCTACGACCAGCAGTCGCACCGGTTCGAGTTCCACAAGGGCCCGATCTTCGCGTCGATCGTGCTGGCCGACGAGATCAACCGCGCCTCGCCGAAGACGCAGTCGGCGCTGCTCGAGGTCATGGAGGAGTCGCGGGTCACGGTCGACGGCGTCACGCACGAGGCCGGTCGCCCGTTCCTCGTCATCGCCACACAGAACCCGATCGAGCAGGCGGGAACCTACAAGCTCCCCGAGGCCCAGCTCGACCGCTTCCTGATCAAGACGTCGATCGGGTACCCCGACCTCGCGGTCACGGAGAGCATCCTCGCCGGAGCATCCGACCGCAACCCGTCGGCCGGCCTGTCGGCGATCATCACCACGAGCGCCGTCGCCGACATGGCCGACCTCGCTGCGACCGTGCACGTCGAGCCGGCCGTGCTGCGCTATGTGGCGGAGCTTGCCGAGGCGACCCGTGAGGACGGCGCGATCCGCCTGGGCGTCTCGGTGCGTGGTGCCATCGCGATGATCCGCGTCGCCAAGGTGTGGGCCGCTGCGCAGGGCCGCCACTTCGTGCTGCCCGACGACATCAAAGCCCTCGCGCGGCCCGTGTGGCAGCACCGTCTGCTGCTCGACGCCGAGGCGGAGTTCGCCGGTACGAGCAGCGACACCGTCATCGCCCGCGTCCTCGACGGCGTCGCGGCACCTCAGGCCCGAGCAGCGGCCTGA
- a CDS encoding NAD(P)-dependent alcohol dehydrogenase yields MTRVNAYAAPREAAPLEKTVIERRDLGPLDVLIDIAFAGICHSDIHTVRGDWGPQRYPLAPGHEITGTVAAVGEAVTRHAVGDRVGVGCLVNSCGECRNCLRGEEQYCTEGAVQTYGSSDRDGTVTQGGYAEQVVVTEKFVLRIPDALPLDVAAPLLCAGITTYSPLRHWNVGPGTRVAVVGLGGLGHMGVQIAHALGAEVTVLSQTLNKKDDGLRLGADHYRATSDRDTFRELRSSFDVILNTVSAVIDVRSYLSLLDVGGALVCVGAPAEPLSVGVMSLIGGRRSLAGSNIGGIRETQEMLDFCAEHGLAAEIEVIPASEINAAYERVLASDVRYRFVIDAATFA; encoded by the coding sequence GTGACCCGCGTCAACGCCTACGCCGCACCCCGCGAAGCCGCCCCGCTGGAGAAGACCGTCATCGAACGACGTGACCTCGGCCCGCTCGACGTGCTCATCGACATCGCGTTCGCCGGCATCTGCCACTCCGACATCCACACCGTGCGCGGCGACTGGGGTCCGCAGAGGTACCCGCTCGCTCCGGGGCACGAGATCACCGGGACGGTCGCTGCCGTGGGAGAGGCCGTCACCCGGCACGCGGTCGGCGACCGCGTCGGCGTCGGATGCCTGGTGAACTCGTGCGGCGAGTGCCGCAACTGCCTGCGCGGCGAGGAGCAGTACTGCACCGAGGGTGCGGTGCAGACCTACGGCAGCTCGGACCGCGACGGCACCGTCACGCAGGGAGGCTACGCCGAGCAGGTCGTGGTGACCGAGAAGTTCGTCCTGCGCATCCCGGATGCCCTGCCGCTGGATGTCGCCGCGCCCCTGCTGTGCGCCGGCATCACGACCTACTCGCCGCTGCGGCACTGGAACGTCGGTCCCGGCACCCGCGTCGCGGTCGTCGGCCTCGGTGGGCTGGGCCACATGGGCGTGCAGATCGCGCACGCACTCGGCGCCGAGGTGACCGTGCTCTCGCAGACCCTGAACAAGAAGGACGACGGCCTGCGGCTCGGCGCCGACCACTATCGCGCCACGAGTGACCGGGACACCTTCCGCGAGCTGCGCTCCTCGTTCGACGTGATCCTCAACACCGTGAGCGCCGTGATCGATGTGCGCTCGTACCTGAGCCTGCTCGACGTCGGTGGTGCGCTCGTGTGCGTCGGCGCGCCTGCCGAACCGCTGTCGGTCGGAGTCATGTCGCTGATCGGCGGCCGACGCTCGCTCGCCGGCAGCAACATCGGCGGCATCCGCGAGACGCAGGAGATGCTCGACTTCTGCGCCGAGCACGGTCTCGCCGCCGAGATCGAGGTGATCCCGGCCTCCGAGATCAACGCCGCCTACGAGCGCGTTCTCGCGTCCGACGTGCGGTACCGGTTCGTGATCGACGCGGCCACCTTCGCCTGA